The Poseidonibacter lekithochrous region GAATGCAATAATTAATATGGCACCTAAATCATCAAATATAGCTAATGCCATTAAAAATATTTTTAATGATACAGGAACTCTTTTTCCAAGTAAGGAGAGAATCCCTAAAGCAAAGGCAATATCTGTTGCGGTGGGAATTGCCCAACCTCTTATGGCAAAATCATTATCTTGATTAAAAAATACAAATATTAATGCAGGAACTACCATTCCACCAATGGCAGCAAAAGCAGGAAGGGCGAGTTTTGAGAAAGTGGACAAATGTCCTAATAAAAGTTCACGTTTGATTTCTAAACCTATGAGTAGAAAGAAGATAGCCATTAAACCATCATTTACCCATAGTATTAAAGGCTTGGAGATTTCTAATAAATCTCCAAATTTGAATTCAATTTTAGTATGTAAAAATTCATTGTAAAATCCAGATAAAAAAGTATTGCTAAACAATAATGCCAATATCGTTACAAACATTAATACAATGCCTGATGTTGACTCTTTTTTTAAGAATTTACGAACTAATACTTTCATACTTCACCTCAAAACCCTAATAAGAATTATTTTATAATAATAATCTTTACTAAATGTTAAAGTAAAAAATTAATGTCTTAATTGATAAGTAATATCTCCAGCACCAACACCTAGTATTAATCCATCTTCATAAGTTTTAACAACTTTATTATCATTGATTAATTGTACTCTTCCCTCACTTGTTTGTAGGGAATGAGCAAAAATAGGATTGTACTTTTTAAATTCTTTTTCAAAATCAATTTCTACTTTTTTCTCACCAGGAATTGTCCAAATAGGAAGAATAACTAATTCATCACATCCTTCAAAACATTTTTTGAAACCTTCTAGGTTATCAATTGTTCTTGAGTATTTGTGAGGTTGCCAAATTACAACTTTTTTAGACATCTTTTTTATTTTATCATATTCTATTACTGAATTTATTGTAGCAGAAATCTCAGTTGGATGATGTGCATAGTCATCAATAACAACTAAAGCACCATTAGCTTGAACCACATCAAATCTTTTTTTAATACCCTTATAAGATAAAAGATTCTTTCTTATAGTTTCAATATCAAGTTCATTTAAAGCAGCTAAAATAGCTAAAGAAGCATCAAGTGCTATATGAAAACCAAATCCCCAAACTTCAAATGTACCTAAATCAAGCAAATCAAACTTTGTAAAAGGTTCATTGTCTTTTAGAACATAAGTGATGTTTTGAATATCACTACTTGGATATAATTTTACGCAGTTTTCAGTATTAAATTTAATTCTATTTATATGTTTATCTTCAGCATTAATAACTCTTTTAGATGCCATATTTACAAATTTTTCATATGATCCAAAAAACTTATTTTCATCATAGTTATAATATTCCATATGTTCAGGTTCAGCATTTGTAACAATTGAACAATATGGATTTGATAATAAGAAAGATGCATCAGATTCATCTGCTTCAAAAGCAACTAAATCATTAACATATCTAAAGTTTGAGCCAAAGTCTTTTGAAATAGCTCCAATTAATGCAGAAGAGTTTAAAATAGAAGCTAAAATTGCTGTAGTTGTAGACTTTCCATGAGCACCCGCAACACAATAGTTTTTCTTATCACCTAAAATAATAGGTAAAGCTTCTTTTCTTGAAAGAGTTTTGATTTGTTTTATTCTTGATTCAATTAATTCTGGGTTTTCATCAGTTACTGCGGCTGAATAAATTACTAAATCCAAATCATCAGAGATATTAGAAGCATCTTGAGGACAAGACACTTTAATACCTTCATTTTCTAACTCTTTTGTAATTGGAGAACTTTTCATATCTGAGCCACAAACTTCGTGCCCATCATTATTTAAAAATCTAGCTAATGCTGAAAGCCCAATCCCACCTATTCCAATAAAATGTACTTTCATTAAGCGTCCAGTAAATGTTGTAAATTTTTGTATTGTGCTTCTAAAATAGCTTTATTACTTTCTAAATACTCATCTGTATTAAAATTAAAATCAACCATAAAGTATCCATATTGTTCATGAGTACTATTAGTATTCATATCAACTTGTGTTTCATAGAATTCATCTACAGATATTTTATTTGTAAGTGCAATAATTAATACATTTAAAGATTTTTCTAATAACTCATCATCAACTATATTTGCTAAAACAAAAGCTAATTCTTTTGCTCCATCAAAGTTATCAAATGACCATTTTTCAACTGCATGCTCATAAAAAGCTCTAACATAAAATAAGTTATCACCCTCTAGATTTAATTTTTCATTTTTGTTTACAATTTTTTCTACATTTTCAAATGCAGTTTTTAAAATTTCTTCAT contains the following coding sequences:
- the murC gene encoding UDP-N-acetylmuramate--L-alanine ligase, with the translated sequence MKVHFIGIGGIGLSALARFLNNDGHEVCGSDMKSSPITKELENEGIKVSCPQDASNISDDLDLVIYSAAVTDENPELIESRIKQIKTLSRKEALPIILGDKKNYCVAGAHGKSTTTAILASILNSSALIGAISKDFGSNFRYVNDLVAFEADESDASFLLSNPYCSIVTNAEPEHMEYYNYDENKFFGSYEKFVNMASKRVINAEDKHINRIKFNTENCVKLYPSSDIQNITYVLKDNEPFTKFDLLDLGTFEVWGFGFHIALDASLAILAALNELDIETIRKNLLSYKGIKKRFDVVQANGALVVIDDYAHHPTEISATINSVIEYDKIKKMSKKVVIWQPHKYSRTIDNLEGFKKCFEGCDELVILPIWTIPGEKKVEIDFEKEFKKYNPIFAHSLQTSEGRVQLINDNKVVKTYEDGLILGVGAGDITYQLRH